The Bacteroides acidifaciens genome includes a region encoding these proteins:
- a CDS encoding 6-bladed beta-propeller — translation MTSIRIYSFRAVGEYRTYVIKYHDIMRIINLFLCVLLFCVSCTSTHDDTYEIVKYDHTNIKESYPLSTFIDTVKFIRLELPESCFFGRVGDILFDDSGIYAVDSKQDIVYRFNSDGTFLNTIGKRGEGPGEYADLTSCFLGKNSIYIADIYISRIYEYSFDGDYIGTISHPFELVYDYIRELPNGNFLCHTVSGVNENTHGVWIMDRQGKLSKRVLAISEIYPFSSSGWDTMTLQEDGTIQIYDPPVGIFYSFNPQDESIHKIFQHKSNYKMTGDFIGVKSNYYIKEEHANCDIIVNTDRYLLSIWSLPDMTASFTLLDKNTQKVENCSYPEMDIPGLINLGNWMPSNLSNTWVTCFNDEFIDEYFPEKYDELRMSENVLIVNKLIFKH, via the coding sequence ATGACAAGTATCCGGATATATTCTTTTAGGGCAGTTGGGGAATATCGAACTTACGTTATTAAATATCATGATATAATGCGAATAATAAATCTGTTTTTATGTGTATTGCTATTTTGTGTTTCATGTACTTCTACTCATGACGACACTTATGAAATAGTAAAGTATGATCATACCAATATCAAAGAAAGTTATCCATTATCAACTTTTATTGATACGGTGAAGTTCATTCGTTTGGAATTGCCGGAATCCTGCTTTTTTGGAAGGGTGGGAGATATTTTGTTTGATGACTCCGGCATTTATGCAGTCGATTCAAAACAAGACATTGTTTATCGTTTCAATTCGGATGGAACGTTTCTGAATACGATTGGCAAACGAGGTGAAGGTCCGGGAGAGTATGCCGACCTTACATCCTGCTTTTTAGGAAAGAATTCAATTTACATAGCCGATATTTACATAAGCAGGATTTATGAATATTCTTTTGATGGAGACTATATAGGTACAATTTCACATCCTTTTGAATTAGTATACGATTATATACGGGAATTGCCAAATGGTAATTTTCTGTGTCATACCGTGAGTGGTGTTAATGAAAATACCCATGGAGTTTGGATTATGGACAGACAAGGAAAACTTTCTAAAAGAGTTTTAGCGATTTCAGAGATATATCCTTTTAGTAGTTCCGGATGGGATACAATGACTTTGCAGGAAGATGGAACTATTCAAATTTACGATCCTCCTGTTGGCATATTCTATTCGTTCAATCCTCAAGATGAATCGATACATAAGATTTTCCAGCATAAATCGAACTATAAAATGACCGGTGATTTTATAGGCGTTAAAAGTAACTATTATATAAAAGAAGAACATGCGAATTGTGATATAATTGTAAATACAGACAGGTATCTTTTGTCTATTTGGTCTTTGCCTGATATGACTGCTTCTTTTACTTTATTGGATAAAAATACTCAGAAAGTAGAGAACTGCTCTTATCCCGAAATGGATATTCCAGGTTTGATCAATCTCGGCAATTGGATGCCGTCCAATCTCTCCAATACTTGGGTTACTTGTTTTAATGATGAATTTATAGACGAGTATTTCCCGGAAAAATATGATGAATTGCGTATGAGTGAAAATGTGTTGATTGTAAACAAACTGATTTTTAAACATTGA